One genomic region from Xylocopa sonorina isolate GNS202 chromosome 8, iyXylSono1_principal, whole genome shotgun sequence encodes:
- the LOC143426166 gene encoding uncharacterized protein LOC143426166 isoform X3 has product MENRPAPLRSRRVCRFCLTESEPLNFIYEKDHSKPFQVPLTLQIMSCVAIEVYAADGMPQMICSMCRWNLDRSYKFKLQCKKADEALRAYPLSGVLPRPFPPIPNDPPDVNNKRSAEQRPQSEGTKKPRVDNGDRERRETRERDRERERERERERERERDRDRDRERDRERERERERDRDRDRQAEKQREKDDQHDFYKEDQNAGSEGDHDTNRAKEERKLEPGEIRVHACDQCDRTFPLRQALSLHIQKAHRDRNYKCTECDRMFFSKYDLGKHMTTHSEEKPYSCPICNKQFSRANLLQRHEKVHRDELRYGCQHCDREFFTTEELEKHEDSVHKKEKPFQCNICNKRFTYKQGLERHEVLHNEDKTFVCEYCKEAFRTSTKLARHLTTHAGHRPYLCKLCPRSFLLSHHLTRHMRTHSVEKRHVCEDCGKAFKRKESLEVHQLTHTKRTGEKMGPDGLQPDNKIKLDLDSDEDEEEEQYSDGDDDYEPPAYIVKKLPKPNKPSESEEEPERSEKEESQKEQVVYVRHKDGNMIKKTIKTLMPIQRREVQEAKVKQSPTSNQSQSSKPSQSKQSEEPTKSTRVDETEAQVQKIVASVFKEHKIPLKHQNVQEQAKESATPTNQSRAQQGQSSQNLTPVIDIKSEAPVTLTGTPKSVNTVKVIKRIVVRKPSGSTETITTTPTLKEDDGAGGTPQTSNTGHKVTKRVIVRRIIRQGDTTREVIMNPDGTIIDPAELAKLPTGNVVKRVVVKKPLDKHQSLVQAVLQSSTDPRQPSATIKTSETVLSESPKFELKTSQSTSSSSSVTKTTATSTPQKPALIVGDQETKEKLEQLEKRVEQQRLKIEELEARKQQEYEPIEEMSPERHDESDDEQQLPLKRVFVKKKQSMYDEEQEYNDSDVTIVPVTVTPVTTTVTTAAATTITASTMEIENVHPEPEKEAIKTETETQVESQSKDAPATPKPIPVTTALVAAATATTIVPATVATVVATIAATPIPITTTPSRKEGKPMITSSKVYGNKKIIVVKTEETSEVEEMSRELCNILNSADSVVKMQESVLSNLSQISVLGESSQKNYNDKPKPGPSNADDYPVKQESVVEADVQEQEVDMKLENSISMNVSDSQESSDMKIESLKDEVQVLEQPEQNANLTLDEQDLSESTDIFEPSDNVLEVQKSQLEDSVIELDHDGGTINLNDTNDSQDSLEDKLQQMEG; this is encoded by the exons ATGGAGAACAGGCCGGCGCCGCTACGGTCCAGGCGGGTCTGCAGATTCTGCCTGACCGAGTCCGAGCCGCTTAACTTCATTTACGAAAAGGATCACAGCAAACCGTTCCAAGTGCCGCTTACCCTGCAGATCATGTCGTGCGTCGCCATCGAG GTATACGCAGCCGATGGAATGCCACAAATGATATGTAGCATGTGCCGTTGGAATCTGGATAGATCTTACAAATTTAAGCTTCAATGTAAAAAGGCTGACGAAGCGTTGAGAGCTTATCCGTTGTCCGGTGTCCTACCAAGACCGTTTCCACCAATTCCAAATGATCCTCCCGATGTAAACAATAAACGTTCCGCTGAGCAAAGACCTCAAAGCGAAGGAACTAAGAAACCACGAGTAGACAATGGTGATAGAGAAAGACGAGAGACAcgagaaagagatagagaaagagaaagagagagggaaagggaaAGAGAACGCGAGAGGGATAGAGACCGTGATCGAGAAAGGGAtagggaaagagagagggaaagagaaagagatagagatagagacaGACAAGCTGAGAAGCAAAGGGAAAAAGACGATCAACATGATTTCTACAAGGAAGACCAGAATGCTGGTAGCGAAGGAGATCACGACACAAACAGAGCTAAAGAGGAACGAAAGTTAGAACCAGGTGAGATAAGGGTACATGCTTGTGACCAGTGTGATCGTACTTTTCCATTGCGGCAAGCTCTTTCTCTGCACATTCAAAAAGCTCATCGTGATCGTAATTATAAATGCACAGAATGTGACCGCATGTTCTTCTCAAAGTATGATCTTGGTAAACATATGACGACGCACTCTGAAGAGAAGCCATATTCTTGTCCTATTTGTAACAAACAATTTTCAAGAGCGAACTTATTACAACGTCATGAGAAAGTTCATAGAGATGAATTGCGTTACGGTTGTCAACACTGTGACCGTGAATTCTTTACGACTGAAGAACTAGAGAAGCACGAGGACTCTGTACACAAAAAAGAGAAACCCTTCCAGTGTAATATTTGTAACAAGCGTTTTACATACAAACAAGGCTTAGAACGTCATGAAGTGCTGCACAACGAGGACAAAACTTTTGTCTGTGAATATTGTAAGGAAGCATTCCGTACAAGCACAAAGTTGGCTCGTCATTTAACAACTCATGCTGGTCATCGGCCATATTTATGTAAACTCTGTCCTCGTTCATTCCTCCTATCTCATCATTTGACCAGACACATGCGGACACATTCTGTAGAGAAACGTCATGTTTGCGAAGATTGTGGTAAGGCATTCAAGCGCAAAGAGAGCTTGGAAGTACATCAACTAACGCACACAAAACGCACAG GCGAGAAAATGGGACCGGATGGATTGCAGCCAGACAATAAAATTAAACTTGATTTGGATTCTGACGAAGACGAAGAGGAGGAACAGTACTCAGATGGAGACGACGACTACGAACCACCAGCATATATTGTGAAGAAGCTACCAAAACCAAATAAACCATCCGAGAGCGAGGAGGAGCCAGAAAGATCGGAGAAGGAAGAAAGTCAAAAGGAACAAGTTGTATATGTAAGACACAAGGATGGAAACATGATTAAAAAGACAATTAAAACGTTGATGCCTATTCAGCGCAGAGAAGTTCAAGAGGCGAAAGTAAAGCAAAGTCCGACTAGTAATCAGTCTCAATCATCCAAACCTTCGCAATCTAAACAAAGCGAGGAACCCACCAAATCTACCCGCGTGGACGAAACAGAAGCGCAAGTCCAAAAAATTGTGGCGTCCGTGTTTAAAGAACATAAGATACCACTGAAACATCAAAATGTTCAGGAGCAAGCTAAAGAGTCGGCCACGCCTACAAATCAGTCTAGAGCCCAACAGGGACAGAGTTCGCAAAATTTAACTCCGGTAATAGACATTAAATCTGAAGCTCCTGTAACATTGACTGGTACACCAAAATCAGTAAATACTGTCAAAGTAATAAAGAGAATCGTTGTGAGGAAACCTAGCGGTAGTACAGAGACAATAACCACTACACCTACGCTGAAAGAGGACGACGGAGCAGGTGGCACTCCTCAGACGAGTAATACAGGTCACAAAGTAACAAAGAGGGTAATTGTTCGTAGAATCATCCGTCAAGGAGATACTACAAGAGAGGTAATCATGAATCCTGATGGTACGATAATAGATCCAGCGGAATTGGCGAAATTACCGACCGGTAATGTTGTAAAGAGAGTCGTTGTCAAGAAACCTCTTGACAAGCATCAAAGTTTGGTTCAAGCTGTATTGCAATCATCTACGGATCCACGGCAACCGTCAGCTACGATAAAAACTAGTGAAACCGTACTAagcgaatcgccgaaattcgAATTGAAAACATCTCAGTCTACCAGTTCATCATCTTCGGTAACGAAAACAACCGCAACTTCTACCCCACAGAAACCTGCGTTAATAGTAGGCGATCAAGAGACTAAAGAGAAATTAGAACAACTCGAGAAGAGAGTGGAACAACAACGCCTAAAGATAGAAGAGTTAGAAGCCCGGAAACAACAAGAATACGAGCCAATCGAGGAAATGTCGCCGGAACGACACGATGAGTCTGACGACGAACAGCAATTACCGCTGAAAAGAGTTTTCGTAAAGAAAAAGCAGAGCATGTACGATGAAGAGCAGGAATATAACGACAGCGATGTAACGATTGTTCCTGTAACGGTTACTCCTGTGACGACTACCGTAACAACAGCAGCTGCAACAACAATTACTGCTTCAACAATGGAAATAGAGAATGTTCATCCTGAACCAGAAAAAGAAGCAATAAAGACTGAAACAGAAACGCAAGTGGAAAGTCAATCCAAGGATGCTCCTGCGACGCCAAAACCAATTCCTGTAACTACAGCGTTAGTAGCCGCGGCAACAGCGACAACGATAGTACCAGCAACAGTAGCAACAGTGGTAGCAACAATAGCAGCAACACCAATCCCTATTACTACTACACCATCCAGAAAAGAAGGTAAACCAATGATAACCAGTTCTAAAGTTTACGGGAATAAGAAAATTATCGTGGTAAAAACGGAAGAAACATCGGAAGTTGAGGAAATGAGTCGGGAATTGTGTAATATATTAAATTCAGCCGATTCCGTGGTCAAAATGCAAGAATCAGTTCTCAGCAATCTTAGTCAGATATCTGTACTTGGAGAGTCTTCGCAAAAGAATTATAACGATAAACCAAAACCTGGCCCGTCTAATGCGGACGATTATCCGGTAAAACAGGAAAGCGTCGTCGAAGCCGATGTTCAAGAACAAGAAGTcgatatgaaattagagaatTCTATCTCTATGAACGTGTCAGATTCCCAAGAATCAAGCGACATGAAAATAGAATCTTTAAAGGATGAAGTACAAGTTTTGGAACAACCCGAGCAAAATGCGAACTTAACATTAGACGAGCAAGACCTCTCAGAATCGACAGATATTTTCGAACCGTCAGATAATGTATTGGAGGTACAAAAAAGTCAGTTAGAAGATTCCGTAATTGAACTTGACCATGATGGTGGCACAATTAATTTAAATGACACTAATGATAGTCAAGATAGCCTTGAGGATAAACTTCAGCAAATGGAGGGCTGA
- the LOC143426166 gene encoding uncharacterized protein LOC143426166 isoform X1 — translation MENRPAPLRSRRVCRFCLTESEPLNFIYEKDHSKPFQVPLTLQIMSCVAIEVYAADGMPQMICSMCRWNLDRSYKFKLQCKKADEALRAYPLSGVLPRPFPPIPNDPPDVNNKRSAEQRPQSEGTKKPRVDNGDRERRETRERDRERERERERERERERDRDRDRERDRERERERERDRDRDRQAEKQREKDDQHDFYKEDQNAGSEGDHDTNRAKEERKLEPGEIRVHACDQCDRTFPLRQALSLHIQKAHRDRNYKCTECDRMFFSKYDLGKHMTTHSEEKPYSCPICNKQFSRANLLQRHEKVHRDELRYGCQHCDREFFTTEELEKHEDSVHKKEKPFQCNICNKRFTYKQGLERHEVLHNEDKTFVCEYCKEAFRTSTKLARHLTTHAGHRPYLCKLCPRSFLLSHHLTRHMRTHSVEKRHVCEDCGKAFKRKESLEVHQLTHTKRTGMGLTCDVCQESCRNRADYVTHIKQHIEAGEKMGPDGLQPDNKIKLDLDSDEDEEEEQYSDGDDDYEPPAYIVKKLPKPNKPSESEEEPERSEKEESQKEQVVYVRHKDGNMIKKTIKTLMPIQRREVQEAKVKQSPTSNQSQSSKPSQSKQSEEPTKSTRVDETEAQVQKIVASVFKEHKIPLKHQNVQEQAKESATPTNQSRAQQGQSSQNLTPVIDIKSEAPVTLTGTPKSVNTVKVIKRIVVRKPSGSTETITTTPTLKEDDGAGGTPQTSNTGHKVTKRVIVRRIIRQGDTTREVIMNPDGTIIDPAELAKLPTGNVVKRVVVKKPLDKHQSLVQAVLQSSTDPRQPSATIKTSETVLSESPKFELKTSQSTSSSSSVTKTTATSTPQKPALIVGDQETKEKLEQLEKRVEQQRLKIEELEARKQQEYEPIEEMSPERHDESDDEQQLPLKRVFVKKKQSMYDEEQEYNDSDVTIVPVTVTPVTTTVTTAAATTITASTMEIENVHPEPEKEAIKTETETQVESQSKDAPATPKPIPVTTALVAAATATTIVPATVATVVATIAATPIPITTTPSRKEGKPMITSSKVYGNKKIIVVKTEETSEVEEMSRELCNILNSADSVVKMQESVLSNLSQISVLGESSQKNYNDKPKPGPSNADDYPVKQESVVEADVQEQEVDMKLENSISMNVSDSQESSDMKIESLKDEVQVLEQPEQNANLTLDEQDLSESTDIFEPSDNVLEVQKSQLEDSVIELDHDGGTINLNDTNDSQDSLEDKLQQMEG, via the exons ATGGAGAACAGGCCGGCGCCGCTACGGTCCAGGCGGGTCTGCAGATTCTGCCTGACCGAGTCCGAGCCGCTTAACTTCATTTACGAAAAGGATCACAGCAAACCGTTCCAAGTGCCGCTTACCCTGCAGATCATGTCGTGCGTCGCCATCGAG GTATACGCAGCCGATGGAATGCCACAAATGATATGTAGCATGTGCCGTTGGAATCTGGATAGATCTTACAAATTTAAGCTTCAATGTAAAAAGGCTGACGAAGCGTTGAGAGCTTATCCGTTGTCCGGTGTCCTACCAAGACCGTTTCCACCAATTCCAAATGATCCTCCCGATGTAAACAATAAACGTTCCGCTGAGCAAAGACCTCAAAGCGAAGGAACTAAGAAACCACGAGTAGACAATGGTGATAGAGAAAGACGAGAGACAcgagaaagagatagagaaagagaaagagagagggaaagggaaAGAGAACGCGAGAGGGATAGAGACCGTGATCGAGAAAGGGAtagggaaagagagagggaaagagaaagagatagagatagagacaGACAAGCTGAGAAGCAAAGGGAAAAAGACGATCAACATGATTTCTACAAGGAAGACCAGAATGCTGGTAGCGAAGGAGATCACGACACAAACAGAGCTAAAGAGGAACGAAAGTTAGAACCAGGTGAGATAAGGGTACATGCTTGTGACCAGTGTGATCGTACTTTTCCATTGCGGCAAGCTCTTTCTCTGCACATTCAAAAAGCTCATCGTGATCGTAATTATAAATGCACAGAATGTGACCGCATGTTCTTCTCAAAGTATGATCTTGGTAAACATATGACGACGCACTCTGAAGAGAAGCCATATTCTTGTCCTATTTGTAACAAACAATTTTCAAGAGCGAACTTATTACAACGTCATGAGAAAGTTCATAGAGATGAATTGCGTTACGGTTGTCAACACTGTGACCGTGAATTCTTTACGACTGAAGAACTAGAGAAGCACGAGGACTCTGTACACAAAAAAGAGAAACCCTTCCAGTGTAATATTTGTAACAAGCGTTTTACATACAAACAAGGCTTAGAACGTCATGAAGTGCTGCACAACGAGGACAAAACTTTTGTCTGTGAATATTGTAAGGAAGCATTCCGTACAAGCACAAAGTTGGCTCGTCATTTAACAACTCATGCTGGTCATCGGCCATATTTATGTAAACTCTGTCCTCGTTCATTCCTCCTATCTCATCATTTGACCAGACACATGCGGACACATTCTGTAGAGAAACGTCATGTTTGCGAAGATTGTGGTAAGGCATTCAAGCGCAAAGAGAGCTTGGAAGTACATCAACTAACGCACACAAAACGCACAGGTATGGGATTAACATGTGATGTATGCCAGGAATCGTGCAGAAATAGGGCAGATTATGTTACTCATATAAAACAACATATTGAAGCAGGCGAGAAAATGGGACCGGATGGATTGCAGCCAGACAATAAAATTAAACTTGATTTGGATTCTGACGAAGACGAAGAGGAGGAACAGTACTCAGATGGAGACGACGACTACGAACCACCAGCATATATTGTGAAGAAGCTACCAAAACCAAATAAACCATCCGAGAGCGAGGAGGAGCCAGAAAGATCGGAGAAGGAAGAAAGTCAAAAGGAACAAGTTGTATATGTAAGACACAAGGATGGAAACATGATTAAAAAGACAATTAAAACGTTGATGCCTATTCAGCGCAGAGAAGTTCAAGAGGCGAAAGTAAAGCAAAGTCCGACTAGTAATCAGTCTCAATCATCCAAACCTTCGCAATCTAAACAAAGCGAGGAACCCACCAAATCTACCCGCGTGGACGAAACAGAAGCGCAAGTCCAAAAAATTGTGGCGTCCGTGTTTAAAGAACATAAGATACCACTGAAACATCAAAATGTTCAGGAGCAAGCTAAAGAGTCGGCCACGCCTACAAATCAGTCTAGAGCCCAACAGGGACAGAGTTCGCAAAATTTAACTCCGGTAATAGACATTAAATCTGAAGCTCCTGTAACATTGACTGGTACACCAAAATCAGTAAATACTGTCAAAGTAATAAAGAGAATCGTTGTGAGGAAACCTAGCGGTAGTACAGAGACAATAACCACTACACCTACGCTGAAAGAGGACGACGGAGCAGGTGGCACTCCTCAGACGAGTAATACAGGTCACAAAGTAACAAAGAGGGTAATTGTTCGTAGAATCATCCGTCAAGGAGATACTACAAGAGAGGTAATCATGAATCCTGATGGTACGATAATAGATCCAGCGGAATTGGCGAAATTACCGACCGGTAATGTTGTAAAGAGAGTCGTTGTCAAGAAACCTCTTGACAAGCATCAAAGTTTGGTTCAAGCTGTATTGCAATCATCTACGGATCCACGGCAACCGTCAGCTACGATAAAAACTAGTGAAACCGTACTAagcgaatcgccgaaattcgAATTGAAAACATCTCAGTCTACCAGTTCATCATCTTCGGTAACGAAAACAACCGCAACTTCTACCCCACAGAAACCTGCGTTAATAGTAGGCGATCAAGAGACTAAAGAGAAATTAGAACAACTCGAGAAGAGAGTGGAACAACAACGCCTAAAGATAGAAGAGTTAGAAGCCCGGAAACAACAAGAATACGAGCCAATCGAGGAAATGTCGCCGGAACGACACGATGAGTCTGACGACGAACAGCAATTACCGCTGAAAAGAGTTTTCGTAAAGAAAAAGCAGAGCATGTACGATGAAGAGCAGGAATATAACGACAGCGATGTAACGATTGTTCCTGTAACGGTTACTCCTGTGACGACTACCGTAACAACAGCAGCTGCAACAACAATTACTGCTTCAACAATGGAAATAGAGAATGTTCATCCTGAACCAGAAAAAGAAGCAATAAAGACTGAAACAGAAACGCAAGTGGAAAGTCAATCCAAGGATGCTCCTGCGACGCCAAAACCAATTCCTGTAACTACAGCGTTAGTAGCCGCGGCAACAGCGACAACGATAGTACCAGCAACAGTAGCAACAGTGGTAGCAACAATAGCAGCAACACCAATCCCTATTACTACTACACCATCCAGAAAAGAAGGTAAACCAATGATAACCAGTTCTAAAGTTTACGGGAATAAGAAAATTATCGTGGTAAAAACGGAAGAAACATCGGAAGTTGAGGAAATGAGTCGGGAATTGTGTAATATATTAAATTCAGCCGATTCCGTGGTCAAAATGCAAGAATCAGTTCTCAGCAATCTTAGTCAGATATCTGTACTTGGAGAGTCTTCGCAAAAGAATTATAACGATAAACCAAAACCTGGCCCGTCTAATGCGGACGATTATCCGGTAAAACAGGAAAGCGTCGTCGAAGCCGATGTTCAAGAACAAGAAGTcgatatgaaattagagaatTCTATCTCTATGAACGTGTCAGATTCCCAAGAATCAAGCGACATGAAAATAGAATCTTTAAAGGATGAAGTACAAGTTTTGGAACAACCCGAGCAAAATGCGAACTTAACATTAGACGAGCAAGACCTCTCAGAATCGACAGATATTTTCGAACCGTCAGATAATGTATTGGAGGTACAAAAAAGTCAGTTAGAAGATTCCGTAATTGAACTTGACCATGATGGTGGCACAATTAATTTAAATGACACTAATGATAGTCAAGATAGCCTTGAGGATAAACTTCAGCAAATGGAGGGCTGA
- the LOC143426166 gene encoding uncharacterized protein LOC143426166 isoform X2, with product MENRPAPLRSRRVCRFCLTESEPLNFIYEKDHSKPFQVPLTLQIMSCVAIEVYAADGMPQMICSMCRWNLDRSYKFKLQCKKADEALRAYPLSGVLPRPFPPIPNDPPDVNNKRSAEQRPQSEGTKKPRVDNGDRERRETRERDRERERERERERERERDRDRDRERDRERERERERDRDRDRQAEKQREKDDQHDFYKEDQNAGSEGDHDTNRAKEERKLEPGEIRVHACDQCDRTFPLRQALSLHIQKAHRDRNYKCTECDRMFFSKYDLGKHMTTHSEEKPYSCPICNKQFSRANLLQRHEKVHRDELRYGCQHCDREFFTTEELEKHEDSVHKKEKPFQCNICNKRFTYKQGLERHEVLHNEDKTFVCEYCKEAFRTSTKLARHLTTHAGHRPYLCKLCPRSFLLSHHLTRHMRTHSVEKRHVCEDCGKAFKRKESLEVHQLTHTKRTAGEKMGPDGLQPDNKIKLDLDSDEDEEEEQYSDGDDDYEPPAYIVKKLPKPNKPSESEEEPERSEKEESQKEQVVYVRHKDGNMIKKTIKTLMPIQRREVQEAKVKQSPTSNQSQSSKPSQSKQSEEPTKSTRVDETEAQVQKIVASVFKEHKIPLKHQNVQEQAKESATPTNQSRAQQGQSSQNLTPVIDIKSEAPVTLTGTPKSVNTVKVIKRIVVRKPSGSTETITTTPTLKEDDGAGGTPQTSNTGHKVTKRVIVRRIIRQGDTTREVIMNPDGTIIDPAELAKLPTGNVVKRVVVKKPLDKHQSLVQAVLQSSTDPRQPSATIKTSETVLSESPKFELKTSQSTSSSSSVTKTTATSTPQKPALIVGDQETKEKLEQLEKRVEQQRLKIEELEARKQQEYEPIEEMSPERHDESDDEQQLPLKRVFVKKKQSMYDEEQEYNDSDVTIVPVTVTPVTTTVTTAAATTITASTMEIENVHPEPEKEAIKTETETQVESQSKDAPATPKPIPVTTALVAAATATTIVPATVATVVATIAATPIPITTTPSRKEGKPMITSSKVYGNKKIIVVKTEETSEVEEMSRELCNILNSADSVVKMQESVLSNLSQISVLGESSQKNYNDKPKPGPSNADDYPVKQESVVEADVQEQEVDMKLENSISMNVSDSQESSDMKIESLKDEVQVLEQPEQNANLTLDEQDLSESTDIFEPSDNVLEVQKSQLEDSVIELDHDGGTINLNDTNDSQDSLEDKLQQMEG from the exons ATGGAGAACAGGCCGGCGCCGCTACGGTCCAGGCGGGTCTGCAGATTCTGCCTGACCGAGTCCGAGCCGCTTAACTTCATTTACGAAAAGGATCACAGCAAACCGTTCCAAGTGCCGCTTACCCTGCAGATCATGTCGTGCGTCGCCATCGAG GTATACGCAGCCGATGGAATGCCACAAATGATATGTAGCATGTGCCGTTGGAATCTGGATAGATCTTACAAATTTAAGCTTCAATGTAAAAAGGCTGACGAAGCGTTGAGAGCTTATCCGTTGTCCGGTGTCCTACCAAGACCGTTTCCACCAATTCCAAATGATCCTCCCGATGTAAACAATAAACGTTCCGCTGAGCAAAGACCTCAAAGCGAAGGAACTAAGAAACCACGAGTAGACAATGGTGATAGAGAAAGACGAGAGACAcgagaaagagatagagaaagagaaagagagagggaaagggaaAGAGAACGCGAGAGGGATAGAGACCGTGATCGAGAAAGGGAtagggaaagagagagggaaagagaaagagatagagatagagacaGACAAGCTGAGAAGCAAAGGGAAAAAGACGATCAACATGATTTCTACAAGGAAGACCAGAATGCTGGTAGCGAAGGAGATCACGACACAAACAGAGCTAAAGAGGAACGAAAGTTAGAACCAGGTGAGATAAGGGTACATGCTTGTGACCAGTGTGATCGTACTTTTCCATTGCGGCAAGCTCTTTCTCTGCACATTCAAAAAGCTCATCGTGATCGTAATTATAAATGCACAGAATGTGACCGCATGTTCTTCTCAAAGTATGATCTTGGTAAACATATGACGACGCACTCTGAAGAGAAGCCATATTCTTGTCCTATTTGTAACAAACAATTTTCAAGAGCGAACTTATTACAACGTCATGAGAAAGTTCATAGAGATGAATTGCGTTACGGTTGTCAACACTGTGACCGTGAATTCTTTACGACTGAAGAACTAGAGAAGCACGAGGACTCTGTACACAAAAAAGAGAAACCCTTCCAGTGTAATATTTGTAACAAGCGTTTTACATACAAACAAGGCTTAGAACGTCATGAAGTGCTGCACAACGAGGACAAAACTTTTGTCTGTGAATATTGTAAGGAAGCATTCCGTACAAGCACAAAGTTGGCTCGTCATTTAACAACTCATGCTGGTCATCGGCCATATTTATGTAAACTCTGTCCTCGTTCATTCCTCCTATCTCATCATTTGACCAGACACATGCGGACACATTCTGTAGAGAAACGTCATGTTTGCGAAGATTGTGGTAAGGCATTCAAGCGCAAAGAGAGCTTGGAAGTACATCAACTAACGCACACAAAACGCACAG CAGGCGAGAAAATGGGACCGGATGGATTGCAGCCAGACAATAAAATTAAACTTGATTTGGATTCTGACGAAGACGAAGAGGAGGAACAGTACTCAGATGGAGACGACGACTACGAACCACCAGCATATATTGTGAAGAAGCTACCAAAACCAAATAAACCATCCGAGAGCGAGGAGGAGCCAGAAAGATCGGAGAAGGAAGAAAGTCAAAAGGAACAAGTTGTATATGTAAGACACAAGGATGGAAACATGATTAAAAAGACAATTAAAACGTTGATGCCTATTCAGCGCAGAGAAGTTCAAGAGGCGAAAGTAAAGCAAAGTCCGACTAGTAATCAGTCTCAATCATCCAAACCTTCGCAATCTAAACAAAGCGAGGAACCCACCAAATCTACCCGCGTGGACGAAACAGAAGCGCAAGTCCAAAAAATTGTGGCGTCCGTGTTTAAAGAACATAAGATACCACTGAAACATCAAAATGTTCAGGAGCAAGCTAAAGAGTCGGCCACGCCTACAAATCAGTCTAGAGCCCAACAGGGACAGAGTTCGCAAAATTTAACTCCGGTAATAGACATTAAATCTGAAGCTCCTGTAACATTGACTGGTACACCAAAATCAGTAAATACTGTCAAAGTAATAAAGAGAATCGTTGTGAGGAAACCTAGCGGTAGTACAGAGACAATAACCACTACACCTACGCTGAAAGAGGACGACGGAGCAGGTGGCACTCCTCAGACGAGTAATACAGGTCACAAAGTAACAAAGAGGGTAATTGTTCGTAGAATCATCCGTCAAGGAGATACTACAAGAGAGGTAATCATGAATCCTGATGGTACGATAATAGATCCAGCGGAATTGGCGAAATTACCGACCGGTAATGTTGTAAAGAGAGTCGTTGTCAAGAAACCTCTTGACAAGCATCAAAGTTTGGTTCAAGCTGTATTGCAATCATCTACGGATCCACGGCAACCGTCAGCTACGATAAAAACTAGTGAAACCGTACTAagcgaatcgccgaaattcgAATTGAAAACATCTCAGTCTACCAGTTCATCATCTTCGGTAACGAAAACAACCGCAACTTCTACCCCACAGAAACCTGCGTTAATAGTAGGCGATCAAGAGACTAAAGAGAAATTAGAACAACTCGAGAAGAGAGTGGAACAACAACGCCTAAAGATAGAAGAGTTAGAAGCCCGGAAACAACAAGAATACGAGCCAATCGAGGAAATGTCGCCGGAACGACACGATGAGTCTGACGACGAACAGCAATTACCGCTGAAAAGAGTTTTCGTAAAGAAAAAGCAGAGCATGTACGATGAAGAGCAGGAATATAACGACAGCGATGTAACGATTGTTCCTGTAACGGTTACTCCTGTGACGACTACCGTAACAACAGCAGCTGCAACAACAATTACTGCTTCAACAATGGAAATAGAGAATGTTCATCCTGAACCAGAAAAAGAAGCAATAAAGACTGAAACAGAAACGCAAGTGGAAAGTCAATCCAAGGATGCTCCTGCGACGCCAAAACCAATTCCTGTAACTACAGCGTTAGTAGCCGCGGCAACAGCGACAACGATAGTACCAGCAACAGTAGCAACAGTGGTAGCAACAATAGCAGCAACACCAATCCCTATTACTACTACACCATCCAGAAAAGAAGGTAAACCAATGATAACCAGTTCTAAAGTTTACGGGAATAAGAAAATTATCGTGGTAAAAACGGAAGAAACATCGGAAGTTGAGGAAATGAGTCGGGAATTGTGTAATATATTAAATTCAGCCGATTCCGTGGTCAAAATGCAAGAATCAGTTCTCAGCAATCTTAGTCAGATATCTGTACTTGGAGAGTCTTCGCAAAAGAATTATAACGATAAACCAAAACCTGGCCCGTCTAATGCGGACGATTATCCGGTAAAACAGGAAAGCGTCGTCGAAGCCGATGTTCAAGAACAAGAAGTcgatatgaaattagagaatTCTATCTCTATGAACGTGTCAGATTCCCAAGAATCAAGCGACATGAAAATAGAATCTTTAAAGGATGAAGTACAAGTTTTGGAACAACCCGAGCAAAATGCGAACTTAACATTAGACGAGCAAGACCTCTCAGAATCGACAGATATTTTCGAACCGTCAGATAATGTATTGGAGGTACAAAAAAGTCAGTTAGAAGATTCCGTAATTGAACTTGACCATGATGGTGGCACAATTAATTTAAATGACACTAATGATAGTCAAGATAGCCTTGAGGATAAACTTCAGCAAATGGAGGGCTGA